In the genome of Drosophila yakuba strain Tai18E2 chromosome 3R, Prin_Dyak_Tai18E2_2.1, whole genome shotgun sequence, one region contains:
- the LOC6538877 gene encoding ferritin subunit isoform X1, giving the protein MVKLIASLLLLAVVAQAYGDFKSKQESKSFVRELQKERKAQQVKEKQNSNHGGQDQECKGSLAVPEITRDWVDMKDACIKGMRHQIQEEINASYQYLAMGAYFSRDTVNRPGFAEHFFKAAKEEREHGSKLVEYLSMRGQLTEGVSDLINVPTVAKQEWTDGASALSDALDLEIKVTKSIRKLIQTCESKPYNHYHLVDYLTGVYLEEQLHGQRELAGKLTTLKKMMDSNGELGEFLFDKTL; this is encoded by the exons ATGGTGAAATTAATCGCTAGCCTGCTCCTGTTGGCCGTGGTGGCCCAGGCCTATGGAGACTTCAAGT CCAAGCAAGAAAGCAAGAGTTTCGTGAGAGAGCTGCAGAAAGAGCGAAAAGCGCAGCAagttaaagaaaaacaaaactcaaacCATGGAGGTCAAGACCAAGAGTGCAAAG GCTCCCTGGCTGTTCCTGAGATTACCAGGGACTGGGTGGACATGAAGGATGCCTGCATAAAGGGCATGCGCCACCAGATCCAGGAGGAGATCAACGCCTCCTACCAGTACCTGGCCATGGGTGCCTACTTCTCCCGTGACACCGTCAACCGCCCTGGATTCGCCGAGCACTTCTTCAAGGCCGCCAAGGAGGAGCGTGAGCACGGATCCAAGCTGGTTGAGTACCTGTCCATGCGCGGTCAGCTGACCGAGGGCGTTAGCGATTTGATTAATGTGCCG ACTGTGGCCAAGCAGGAGTGGACCGATGGCGCTTCCGCCCTGTCCGACGCGCTCGATCTGGAGATCAAGGTGACCAAGTCCATCCGCAAGCTGATCCAGACCTGCGAGAGCAAGCCATACAACCACTACCACCTGGTGGACTACCTGACCGGTGTCTATCTGGAGGAGCAGCTCCACGGACAGCGAGAGCTCGCCGGCAAGCTGACCACTCTAAAGAAGATGATGGACTCCAACGGCGAACTGGGCGAGTTCCTGTTCGACAAGACCTTGTAA
- the LOC6538877 gene encoding ferritin subunit isoform X2, with protein MVKLIASLLLLAVVAQAYGDFKCSLAVPEITRDWVDMKDACIKGMRHQIQEEINASYQYLAMGAYFSRDTVNRPGFAEHFFKAAKEEREHGSKLVEYLSMRGQLTEGVSDLINVPTVAKQEWTDGASALSDALDLEIKVTKSIRKLIQTCESKPYNHYHLVDYLTGVYLEEQLHGQRELAGKLTTLKKMMDSNGELGEFLFDKTL; from the exons ATGGTGAAATTAATCGCTAGCCTGCTCCTGTTGGCCGTGGTGGCCCAGGCCTATGGAGACTTCAAGT GCTCCCTGGCTGTTCCTGAGATTACCAGGGACTGGGTGGACATGAAGGATGCCTGCATAAAGGGCATGCGCCACCAGATCCAGGAGGAGATCAACGCCTCCTACCAGTACCTGGCCATGGGTGCCTACTTCTCCCGTGACACCGTCAACCGCCCTGGATTCGCCGAGCACTTCTTCAAGGCCGCCAAGGAGGAGCGTGAGCACGGATCCAAGCTGGTTGAGTACCTGTCCATGCGCGGTCAGCTGACCGAGGGCGTTAGCGATTTGATTAATGTGCCG ACTGTGGCCAAGCAGGAGTGGACCGATGGCGCTTCCGCCCTGTCCGACGCGCTCGATCTGGAGATCAAGGTGACCAAGTCCATCCGCAAGCTGATCCAGACCTGCGAGAGCAAGCCATACAACCACTACCACCTGGTGGACTACCTGACCGGTGTCTATCTGGAGGAGCAGCTCCACGGACAGCGAGAGCTCGCCGGCAAGCTGACCACTCTAAAGAAGATGATGGACTCCAACGGCGAACTGGGCGAGTTCCTGTTCGACAAGACCTTGTAA
- the LOC6538878 gene encoding ferritin heavy chain isoform X2: protein MKIFVALALFACLGSLAQAVDNEYCQNTVITACSSSAFSGKSNSICNARFAGIDHIEPEIQSYINANLAKSYDYLLLATHFNSYQKNRPGFQKLYQGLSDRSFEDSIALIKQVTRRGGIVDFNTRHESSGSVSTKRGTLEVDELHSLALALDTEKQLATGATHVHSRATHATDAERDPELAHYFEENFLGKQAESVRKLSGYANDLAKLMKVPDPSLSVYLFDEYLQKQ, encoded by the exons ATGAAAATTTTCGTTGCACTCGCTCTCTTCGCGTGCCTCGGCTCCCTTGCCCAGGCCGTTGATAACGAATACTGTCAGAACACCGTAATCACCGCGTGCTCTTCGTCAGCCTTCTCGG GCAAAA GCAACTCCATTTGTAATGCCCGTTTCGCTGGCATTGACCACATTGAGCCCGAGATCCAGTCCTACATCAACGCCAACTTGGCCAAGTCGTACGACTACCTCCTGCTGGCCACCCACTTCAACTCCTACCAGAAGAACCGCCCCGGCTTCCAGAAGCTGTACCAGGGACTCTCGGACCGCTCCTTCGAGGACAGCATTGCCCTGATCAAGCAGGTGACCCGTCGCGGAGGTATTGTGGACTTCAACACCCGTCACGAGTCTTCCGGCTCCGTGAGCACCAAGCGCGGCACTCTGGAGGTCGACGAACTGCACTCCCTGGCTCTGGCTTTGGACACTGAGAAGCAGCTGGCCACCGGAGCCACCCATGTGCACTCCCGTGCCACCCACGCCACCGACGCCGAGAGGGATCCCGAGCTGGCCCACTACTTCGAGGAGAACTTCCTGGGCAAACAGGCCGAGAGCGTGCGCAAGCTGTCCGGTTATGCCAATGACCTCGCCAAGCTGATGAAGGTCCCCGACCCATCCCTGTCCGTCTACCTGTTCGACGAGTATCTGCAGAAGCAGTAA
- the LOC6538878 gene encoding ferritin heavy chain isoform X3 — translation MKIFVALALFACLGSLAQAVDNEYCQNTVITACSSSAFSGNSICNARFAGIDHIEPEIQSYINANLAKSYDYLLLATHFNSYQKNRPGFQKLYQGLSDRSFEDSIALIKQVTRRGGIVDFNTRHESSGSVSTKRGTLEVDELHSLALALDTEKQLATGATHVHSRATHATDAERDPELAHYFEENFLGKQAESVRKLSGYANDLAKLMKVPDPSLSVYLFDEYLQKQ, via the exons ATGAAAATTTTCGTTGCACTCGCTCTCTTCGCGTGCCTCGGCTCCCTTGCCCAGGCCGTTGATAACGAATACTGTCAGAACACCGTAATCACCGCGTGCTCTTCGTCAGCCTTCTCGG GCAACTCCATTTGTAATGCCCGTTTCGCTGGCATTGACCACATTGAGCCCGAGATCCAGTCCTACATCAACGCCAACTTGGCCAAGTCGTACGACTACCTCCTGCTGGCCACCCACTTCAACTCCTACCAGAAGAACCGCCCCGGCTTCCAGAAGCTGTACCAGGGACTCTCGGACCGCTCCTTCGAGGACAGCATTGCCCTGATCAAGCAGGTGACCCGTCGCGGAGGTATTGTGGACTTCAACACCCGTCACGAGTCTTCCGGCTCCGTGAGCACCAAGCGCGGCACTCTGGAGGTCGACGAACTGCACTCCCTGGCTCTGGCTTTGGACACTGAGAAGCAGCTGGCCACCGGAGCCACCCATGTGCACTCCCGTGCCACCCACGCCACCGACGCCGAGAGGGATCCCGAGCTGGCCCACTACTTCGAGGAGAACTTCCTGGGCAAACAGGCCGAGAGCGTGCGCAAGCTGTCCGGTTATGCCAATGACCTCGCCAAGCTGATGAAGGTCCCCGACCCATCCCTGTCCGTCTACCTGTTCGACGAGTATCTGCAGAAGCAGTAA
- the LOC6538878 gene encoding ferritin heavy chain isoform X1: protein MKIFVALALFACLGSLAQAVDNEYCQNTVITACSSSAFSALTGFFTGKSNSICNARFAGIDHIEPEIQSYINANLAKSYDYLLLATHFNSYQKNRPGFQKLYQGLSDRSFEDSIALIKQVTRRGGIVDFNTRHESSGSVSTKRGTLEVDELHSLALALDTEKQLATGATHVHSRATHATDAERDPELAHYFEENFLGKQAESVRKLSGYANDLAKLMKVPDPSLSVYLFDEYLQKQ, encoded by the exons ATGAAAATTTTCGTTGCACTCGCTCTCTTCGCGTGCCTCGGCTCCCTTGCCCAGGCCGTTGATAACGAATACTGTCAGAACACCGTAATCACCGCGTGCTCTTCGTCAGCCTTCTCGG cgCTCACGGGCTTTTTCACAGGCAAAA GCAACTCCATTTGTAATGCCCGTTTCGCTGGCATTGACCACATTGAGCCCGAGATCCAGTCCTACATCAACGCCAACTTGGCCAAGTCGTACGACTACCTCCTGCTGGCCACCCACTTCAACTCCTACCAGAAGAACCGCCCCGGCTTCCAGAAGCTGTACCAGGGACTCTCGGACCGCTCCTTCGAGGACAGCATTGCCCTGATCAAGCAGGTGACCCGTCGCGGAGGTATTGTGGACTTCAACACCCGTCACGAGTCTTCCGGCTCCGTGAGCACCAAGCGCGGCACTCTGGAGGTCGACGAACTGCACTCCCTGGCTCTGGCTTTGGACACTGAGAAGCAGCTGGCCACCGGAGCCACCCATGTGCACTCCCGTGCCACCCACGCCACCGACGCCGAGAGGGATCCCGAGCTGGCCCACTACTTCGAGGAGAACTTCCTGGGCAAACAGGCCGAGAGCGTGCGCAAGCTGTCCGGTTATGCCAATGACCTCGCCAAGCTGATGAAGGTCCCCGACCCATCCCTGTCCGTCTACCTGTTCGACGAGTATCTGCAGAAGCAGTAA